In Kitasatospora gansuensis, a genomic segment contains:
- a CDS encoding PASTA domain-containing protein, translated as MSWMGPSTAREVTVPDTVGLTVTDARTVASEAGVALAAADPDGPPVGALTWPGVWVVTAQTPAPGTRMR; from the coding sequence CGAGCACCGCTCGCGAGGTGACGGTTCCCGACACCGTCGGGCTGACCGTGACCGATGCCCGCACAGTCGCGTCGGAAGCCGGCGTGGCCCTCGCCGCCGCCGATCCGGACGGCCCACCGGTCGGGGCACTGACCTGGCCCGGAGTCTGGGTGGTCACCGCCCAGACTCCCGCCCCCGGCACCAGGATGCG